From Erwinia sp. HDF1-3R, one genomic window encodes:
- the eno gene encoding phosphopyruvate hydratase, with protein sequence MSKIVKVIGREIIDSRGNPTVEAEVHLEGGFVGMAAAPSGASTGSREALELRDGDKSRFLGKGVTKAVAAVNGPIADAVTGKDAKDQANIDKIMIDLDGTENKSKFGANAILAVSLAAAKAAAAAKGMPLYEHIAELNGTPGKYSMPLPMMNIINGGEHADNNVDIQEFMIQPVGAKNLKEAVRMGSEVFHNLAKVLKSKGMSTAVGDEGGYAPNLGSNAEALAVIAEAVKAAGYELGKDITLAMDCAASEFYKDGKYVLAGEGNKAFTSEEFTHFLEDLTKQYPIVSIEDGLDESDWNGFAYQTKVLGDKIQLVGDDLFVTNTKILKEGIDKGIANSILIKFNQIGSLTETLAAIKMAKDAGYTAVISHRSGETEDATIADLAVGTAAGQIKTGSMSRSDRVAKYNQLIRIEEALGSRAPFNGLKEVKGQ encoded by the coding sequence ATGTCCAAAATCGTTAAAGTCATCGGTCGTGAAATCATCGACTCGCGCGGAAACCCTACCGTTGAAGCAGAAGTTCACCTTGAAGGCGGCTTCGTTGGCATGGCTGCGGCACCGTCAGGCGCCTCTACCGGCTCTCGCGAAGCGCTGGAATTGCGTGATGGCGACAAATCTCGCTTCCTCGGCAAAGGCGTCACCAAAGCCGTTGCTGCAGTCAATGGCCCTATCGCTGACGCGGTAACCGGCAAAGATGCTAAAGACCAGGCAAACATCGACAAGATCATGATCGATCTTGACGGTACTGAGAACAAATCCAAATTTGGCGCTAACGCCATCCTGGCCGTTTCTCTGGCCGCTGCGAAAGCTGCCGCTGCCGCTAAAGGCATGCCGCTGTACGAGCACATTGCTGAACTGAACGGTACGCCGGGCAAATATTCAATGCCACTGCCAATGATGAACATCATCAACGGCGGCGAACATGCCGACAACAACGTCGACATTCAGGAATTTATGATCCAGCCGGTTGGCGCGAAAAACCTGAAAGAAGCCGTGCGTATGGGTTCTGAGGTTTTCCACAACCTGGCAAAAGTGCTGAAGTCTAAGGGCATGAGCACGGCGGTAGGTGACGAAGGTGGCTATGCGCCAAACCTGGGTTCTAACGCCGAAGCGCTGGCGGTTATCGCTGAAGCGGTAAAAGCAGCGGGCTACGAGCTGGGTAAAGATATCACCCTGGCGATGGACTGCGCGGCCTCTGAGTTCTACAAAGATGGCAAATACGTGCTGGCTGGCGAAGGCAACAAAGCCTTCACCTCCGAAGAGTTCACGCATTTCCTGGAAGACCTGACCAAACAGTATCCTATCGTCTCCATCGAAGATGGCCTGGACGAGTCTGACTGGAACGGCTTTGCTTACCAGACTAAAGTGCTGGGCGACAAAATCCAGCTGGTGGGTGACGATCTGTTCGTAACCAACACCAAAATCCTGAAGGAAGGTATCGATAAAGGTATCGCTAACTCCATTCTGATCAAATTCAACCAGATCGGTTCACTGACCGAAACTCTGGCAGCGATCAAAATGGCGAAAGATGCAGGCTATACCGCGGTGATCTCTCACCGTTCAGGTGAAACTGAAGATGCGACCATCGCTGACCTGGCAGTGGGTACGGCAGCAGGCCAGATCAAAACCGGTTCTATGAGCCGTTCTGACCGCGTGGCTAAGTACAACCAGCTGATCCGTATCGAAGAAGCGCTGGGCAGCCGTGCGCCGTTCAACGGCCTGAAAGAAGTTAAAGGCCAGTAA
- the pyrG gene encoding CTP synthase (glutamine hydrolyzing), translated as MTTNYIFVTGGVVSSLGKGIAAASLAAILEARGLNVTIMKLDPYINVDPGTMSPTQHGEVYVTDDGAETDLDLGHYERFIRTKMSRRNNFTTGRIYSEVLRKERRGDYLGATIQVIPHITNAIKERILEGGEGHDVVLVEIGGTVGDIESLPFLEAIRQMAVDVGREHTMYMHLTLVPYMAAAGEVKTKPTQHSVKELLSIGIQPDVLICRSDRAVPANERAKIALFCNVPEKAVISLKDVDSIYKIPGMLKSQGLDDYICKRFNLNAPEANLSEWEQVIYQEANPGGEVTIGMIGKYVELPDAYKSVIEALKHGGLKNRVTVNIRLIDSQDVETRGVELLKDLDAILIPGGFGYRGVEGKLMTARYAREHNVPYLGICLGMQVALMEFARNVAGMEDANSTEFVPDCKYPVVALITEWRDEEGNVELRTEQSDLGGTMRLGSQQCQLDPNSLVHELYGSDTIVERHRHRYEVNNMLLKQIEAAGLRVAGRSGDDQLVEIIEIPDHPWFVACQFHPEFTSTPRDGHPLFAGFVKAASEYQKRLAK; from the coding sequence ATGACAACGAACTATATTTTTGTGACCGGCGGGGTCGTATCCTCTCTGGGTAAAGGCATTGCCGCAGCCTCCCTGGCCGCTATTCTTGAAGCACGTGGCCTCAACGTCACCATCATGAAGCTGGACCCGTATATCAACGTGGATCCGGGTACCATGAGCCCCACTCAGCACGGTGAAGTCTACGTCACCGATGATGGTGCGGAAACCGATCTGGATCTCGGCCATTACGAGCGTTTTATTCGCACTAAAATGAGCCGCCGGAACAACTTCACCACCGGCCGTATCTACTCAGAAGTCCTGCGCAAAGAGCGCCGTGGGGACTATCTGGGGGCGACCATTCAGGTGATCCCACACATTACCAACGCCATTAAAGAACGCATCCTGGAAGGCGGCGAAGGTCACGACGTGGTGCTGGTGGAAATCGGCGGAACCGTTGGTGATATCGAATCGCTGCCGTTTCTTGAAGCCATTCGCCAGATGGCCGTTGACGTGGGCCGCGAGCACACCATGTATATGCACCTGACGCTGGTGCCCTACATGGCGGCGGCCGGTGAAGTCAAAACCAAACCGACTCAACATTCGGTTAAAGAGCTGCTCTCAATCGGTATTCAGCCTGACGTGCTGATCTGCCGTTCAGATCGCGCCGTCCCGGCTAACGAACGTGCAAAAATTGCGCTGTTCTGTAACGTGCCGGAAAAAGCGGTCATCTCACTGAAAGACGTTGATTCCATTTATAAGATTCCTGGTATGTTAAAATCCCAGGGACTGGACGATTATATCTGTAAACGCTTTAACCTGAACGCGCCGGAAGCCAACCTGTCCGAGTGGGAACAGGTTATCTACCAGGAAGCGAATCCGGGTGGCGAAGTGACCATCGGCATGATTGGCAAATATGTCGAACTGCCGGATGCCTATAAGTCGGTGATCGAGGCGCTGAAGCACGGCGGCCTGAAAAACCGCGTGACGGTTAACATCCGACTGATCGACTCACAGGATGTGGAAACGCGCGGTGTGGAATTGCTGAAGGATTTAGATGCGATTCTGATCCCGGGTGGCTTCGGCTATCGCGGCGTGGAAGGCAAGCTGATGACCGCGCGCTATGCCCGTGAGCACAACGTTCCCTACCTCGGCATTTGTTTGGGTATGCAGGTTGCGCTGATGGAGTTCGCCCGTAACGTGGCGGGAATGGAAGACGCAAACTCAACGGAATTTGTGCCAGACTGTAAATATCCGGTGGTGGCACTGATCACCGAATGGCGCGACGAAGAAGGCAACGTTGAGCTGCGTACTGAGCAGAGCGATCTTGGCGGCACCATGCGCCTGGGTAGCCAGCAGTGCCAGTTGGATCCGAACAGCCTGGTCCATGAACTGTACGGTTCAGACACCATCGTTGAACGTCATCGCCATCGCTATGAAGTCAACAATATGCTGTTGAAGCAGATCGAGGCGGCCGGTTTACGCGTTGCAGGTCGCTCCGGCGATGATCAGCTGGTGGAGATTATTGAAATCCCCGATCATCCGTGGTTCGTTGCGTGTCAGTTCCACCCGGAATTTACCTCAACTCCTCGTGACGGGCACCCGCTGTTTGCTGGCTTTGTTAAGGCCGCCAGCGAGTACCAAAAGCGTTTGGCAAAATAA
- a CDS encoding non-oxidative hydroxyarylic acid decarboxylases subunit D, whose amino-acid sequence MICPRCADKRIETMATSPVKGIWTLYQCQLCLYTWRDTEPARRTQREHYPEAFRMTQKDIDTAPEVPTIPPLLSNNR is encoded by the coding sequence ATGATCTGTCCACGCTGTGCCGATAAGCGCATTGAAACGATGGCCACGTCGCCAGTTAAAGGCATCTGGACCCTTTACCAGTGCCAGCTCTGCCTGTACACCTGGCGCGATACGGAACCCGCCCGCCGCACGCAGCGCGAGCATTATCCCGAAGCCTTTCGCATGACGCAGAAAGACATTGATACCGCGCCGGAGGTGCCAACCATTCCACCGCTACTGTCCAACAACCGATAA
- the queD gene encoding 6-carboxytetrahydropterin synthase QueD, giving the protein MATTLFKDFMFEAAHHLPNVPAGHKCGRLHGHSFLVRLEITGEVDAHTGWIMDFSELKAAFRPLYNQLDHYYLNEIPGLENPTSEVLAKWIWDRMKPTLPLLSAVTIKETCTAGCVYKG; this is encoded by the coding sequence ATGGCTACCACGCTGTTTAAAGATTTTATGTTCGAGGCTGCTCACCATCTGCCTAACGTTCCGGCCGGGCACAAATGCGGCCGCCTGCACGGGCACTCCTTTTTGGTACGGCTCGAAATAACCGGCGAAGTGGATGCGCATACCGGATGGATCATGGACTTTTCCGAACTGAAAGCGGCCTTCAGGCCCCTCTATAACCAGCTGGATCACTATTACCTTAACGAGATCCCCGGCCTGGAGAATCCCACCAGCGAGGTGCTGGCTAAGTGGATTTGGGACAGAATGAAGCCGACGCTGCCGCTGCTCAGTGCGGTAACGATCAAGGAAACCTGTACCGCAGGCTGCGTGTATAAAGGCTAA
- a CDS encoding non-oxidative hydroxyarylic acid decarboxylases subunit C, which produces MAFDDLRSFLRALDEQGQLLHIDEEVNAEPDIAAAANATGRIGEGAPALSFTRIKGFNHAHVVMNTLGSWQNHAISLGLPPNTPVKQQVDEFIRRWDNFPVTPERRENPGWAENTRDGDDINLFDILPLFRLNDGDGGFYLDKACVVSRDPLDPEHFGKQNVGIYRMEVKGKRKLGLQPVPMHDIALHLHKAEERGEDLPIAITLGNDPIITLMGATPLKYDQSEYEMAGALRESPCPIATAPLTGFDVPWGSEVILEGVIEGRKREIEGPFGEFTGHYSGGRNMTVVRIDKVSYRTKPIFESLYLGMPWTEIDYLIGPATCVPLYQQLKAEFPEVQAVNAMYTHGLLAIISTKKRYGGFARAVGLRAMTTPHGLGYVKMVIMVDEDVDPFDLPQVMWALSSKVNPAGDLVQLPNMSVLELDPGSSPAGITDKLIIDATTPVAPDARGHYSQPVKDLPETAQWVEKLTAMLASRK; this is translated from the coding sequence ATGGCATTTGATGATTTACGCAGTTTTCTTCGGGCGCTGGATGAGCAGGGGCAACTGCTCCATATTGATGAAGAAGTCAACGCCGAGCCCGATATCGCCGCCGCGGCGAATGCGACTGGCCGCATTGGCGAAGGGGCGCCCGCCCTCTCTTTCACCCGGATTAAGGGTTTTAATCATGCCCACGTGGTCATGAATACGCTCGGTTCGTGGCAAAACCATGCCATTTCGCTCGGCCTGCCGCCCAATACGCCGGTGAAGCAGCAGGTGGATGAGTTTATTCGCCGCTGGGATAACTTCCCGGTGACGCCTGAGCGGCGGGAAAACCCCGGCTGGGCCGAAAATACCCGGGATGGCGACGACATCAACCTGTTCGATATCCTGCCGCTGTTCCGGCTTAACGATGGTGATGGCGGCTTCTATCTGGATAAGGCCTGCGTGGTCTCTCGCGACCCACTGGATCCGGAGCATTTTGGCAAGCAGAACGTCGGGATCTACCGTATGGAGGTAAAGGGCAAGCGCAAGCTTGGCCTGCAGCCGGTGCCGATGCATGACATTGCTCTGCACCTGCATAAAGCGGAGGAGCGGGGCGAGGATCTGCCGATTGCCATTACGCTTGGAAATGATCCCATCATCACGCTGATGGGCGCGACGCCGCTCAAATACGATCAGTCGGAATATGAGATGGCCGGTGCGCTGCGTGAAAGTCCCTGTCCCATCGCCACCGCTCCCCTTACCGGTTTTGACGTACCCTGGGGGTCAGAAGTGATCCTCGAAGGGGTGATAGAAGGGCGTAAGCGTGAAATTGAAGGGCCCTTTGGTGAGTTCACCGGGCACTATTCCGGCGGCCGCAACATGACGGTGGTGCGCATCGATAAGGTTTCGTACCGCACTAAGCCGATTTTTGAGTCGCTGTATCTCGGTATGCCCTGGACGGAAATAGATTATCTGATTGGCCCCGCTACCTGTGTTCCGCTCTATCAGCAGCTCAAAGCAGAGTTTCCTGAGGTGCAGGCGGTTAATGCCATGTACACCCACGGACTGCTGGCAATTATCTCTACCAAAAAACGCTACGGCGGCTTTGCGCGCGCGGTTGGCCTGCGGGCAATGACCACGCCTCACGGACTGGGTTACGTGAAGATGGTGATTATGGTGGATGAGGATGTCGATCCCTTCGATCTCCCCCAGGTGATGTGGGCGCTATCCTCGAAGGTGAACCCGGCTGGCGATCTGGTACAGCTGCCCAACATGTCGGTGCTGGAACTGGATCCCGGCTCGAGCCCGGCGGGTATCACCGACAAACTGATCATTGATGCCACCACGCCGGTTGCACCAGACGCTCGTGGGCACTACAGCCAACCGGTGAAAGATCTCCCCGAAACCGCGCAGTGGGTTGAGAAACTGACCGCCATGTTAGCCAGTCGTAAATAA
- the mazG gene encoding nucleoside triphosphate pyrophosphohydrolase produces MNALDRLLGIMKTLRDPQHGCPWDREQTWASIAPYTLEETWEVLDAISREDFDDLQGELGDLLFQIVFYAQMANEEGRFNFDDICNTISDKLERRHPHVFGDVQVSDSKEVLANWEQIKTGERAEKARHSALDDIPRAMPALMRAHKIQKRCSNVGFDWHTLGPVVDKVYEEIDEVMFEAKQAVIDPQKLEEEIGDLLFATVNLSRHLGSKAETTLQKANDKFERRFRQVEQIIAGQGMQMTEATLEQMESAWQQVKLQEKGSADPDAKSGEIPS; encoded by the coding sequence ATGAACGCTCTCGATCGCCTGCTGGGCATCATGAAAACCCTCCGCGATCCGCAGCATGGCTGCCCGTGGGATCGCGAACAGACCTGGGCCTCAATCGCCCCCTATACCCTTGAAGAGACCTGGGAAGTGCTGGACGCTATCAGCCGTGAGGATTTTGACGATCTTCAGGGCGAACTGGGCGATTTGCTGTTCCAGATTGTGTTCTACGCCCAGATGGCGAATGAAGAGGGGCGCTTTAACTTCGACGACATCTGCAACACCATCAGCGACAAGCTGGAGCGTCGTCATCCGCACGTCTTCGGTGATGTGCAAGTCAGTGACAGCAAAGAGGTGCTGGCGAACTGGGAGCAGATTAAAACCGGCGAGCGGGCAGAGAAGGCCCGGCACTCCGCGCTTGATGATATTCCCCGCGCCATGCCCGCCCTGATGCGCGCGCACAAGATCCAGAAACGCTGCAGCAACGTCGGCTTTGACTGGCATACGCTGGGCCCGGTGGTGGACAAAGTGTATGAAGAGATCGACGAGGTGATGTTTGAGGCGAAACAGGCGGTGATCGACCCGCAAAAGCTGGAAGAGGAGATCGGCGATCTGCTGTTTGCGACGGTGAATCTTTCCCGCCACCTTGGCAGCAAAGCGGAAACGACCCTGCAAAAGGCAAACGATAAATTTGAACGCCGCTTTCGTCAGGTTGAGCAGATTATCGCCGGGCAGGGAATGCAGATGACTGAGGCGACGCTTGAGCAGATGGAGTCGGCCTGGCAGCAGGTGAAGTTGCAGGAGAAGGGTTCTGCCGATCCTGACGCAAAGTCAGGCGAAATCCCCAGCTGA
- a CDS encoding MarR family transcriptional regulator — translation MINKLGNIPFHLMRQLLQEHTALWQKSLPDLTKQQYSVLCAVAEKPGIEQMDLMDDALMTKATLAELLVRMEKKGLVVRTAGETDKRRRLITLAPKGAAVLLEARPVAAAVDAAFLARLDAPQQQDLVTLLQTLLCAKAEDAASKP, via the coding sequence ATGATCAATAAACTCGGCAATATTCCCTTTCACCTGATGCGCCAGCTGCTCCAGGAGCACACCGCGCTGTGGCAAAAGTCCTTACCCGATCTCACAAAGCAGCAGTATTCCGTGCTCTGTGCGGTGGCAGAGAAACCGGGCATTGAGCAGATGGATTTAATGGATGATGCACTGATGACCAAGGCCACCCTGGCCGAGCTGCTGGTGAGGATGGAAAAAAAAGGTTTGGTGGTACGCACAGCGGGGGAAACGGATAAGCGTCGTCGCTTGATTACTCTGGCCCCCAAAGGGGCTGCCGTGCTTCTGGAGGCACGTCCGGTTGCCGCAGCCGTGGATGCCGCTTTTCTTGCCCGTCTCGACGCGCCACAGCAGCAGGATCTGGTCACGCTGCTGCAAACCCTGCTCTGCGCTAAGGCCGAGGATGCTGCGAGTAAGCCATGA
- a CDS encoding acyltransferase family protein, whose amino-acid sequence MKYRADVDGLRALAVLPVIAYHMGIGGIPGGFTGVDIFFVISGYLICGIIYQGGMTNTFSYLEFYKRRCLRILPPLFVVLLSTLIFGYYHLLPAQFSDLSNSSLATLLFSSNIFFWKTTGYFAGPAELKPLLHTWSLAVEEQFYIVMPVVLLFVVRRFRQHTSRVMLLIIAASLLLSIYAVTRKPTFTFYLLPTRAWELALGGLIAVAGLEAKLAKLSQGVKHLMSLTGLALILIGFLWLTTEKPFPAWNALWPCLGSFLIILAGERAMVSRLLSLKPVVYIGMISYCLYLWHWPIIVYSRMFFNLAPGIRELTIVGLTLGLAVASRYLIEIPFRYRLSGFSPSRIVTASVVGLVLMASGSLYKGHLSNNAGQFSSEALMLAQYSQYKEMPDFDYQYRPGRCFVDGKSQEDKPFDRDYCLKTSATAKNYVVIGDSHAAHLWRALSLAAGDGINVIQATSAGCKPLYRQSLHNPCTELVDYLYGNWIPSHHIDGVIISARWLPEDIAPLKATLAQLKSVSDNIIVLGPTIEYTEALPDLLAYQTDGRKDLVAASIDHSIKTTDVAMQQAVATEKIPYISIYSIICPHDVCRGLASDGHPLSNDYGHLTLSGAKDVAKEAVQVMRQDKFMP is encoded by the coding sequence ATGAAATACCGGGCGGATGTGGATGGATTACGCGCGCTGGCTGTACTGCCAGTCATTGCATATCACATGGGGATAGGAGGGATCCCCGGCGGTTTTACCGGGGTGGATATTTTCTTTGTGATATCAGGCTACCTCATCTGCGGCATTATTTACCAGGGTGGCATGACCAATACATTTTCTTATCTTGAATTCTATAAGCGCCGCTGTTTACGTATCCTGCCGCCGCTGTTCGTTGTGCTGCTCTCCACCCTGATATTTGGCTATTACCACCTGCTGCCCGCGCAGTTCAGCGATCTCAGCAACAGCTCTCTCGCCACGCTGCTCTTCTCATCGAATATTTTCTTCTGGAAAACCACCGGCTACTTTGCGGGCCCGGCGGAGCTGAAGCCGCTGCTGCATACCTGGTCGCTGGCCGTCGAGGAACAGTTCTACATTGTGATGCCGGTCGTGCTGCTGTTTGTGGTGCGGCGCTTTCGCCAGCATACCTCGCGGGTAATGCTGCTGATTATTGCCGCCTCGCTGCTGCTGAGCATCTATGCCGTCACGCGCAAGCCCACCTTTACCTTTTATTTGCTGCCGACGCGGGCATGGGAGCTGGCGCTGGGCGGGCTGATTGCCGTAGCAGGGCTGGAAGCGAAGCTGGCAAAGCTGTCGCAGGGAGTTAAGCATCTGATGAGTCTTACCGGGCTGGCGCTGATCCTGATCGGTTTTCTCTGGCTGACGACGGAAAAACCTTTTCCGGCATGGAATGCGCTCTGGCCCTGCCTCGGCAGTTTTTTGATCATCCTGGCGGGTGAGCGGGCGATGGTCTCCCGGCTGCTTTCCCTTAAGCCGGTGGTGTATATCGGGATGATTTCATACTGCCTCTACCTGTGGCACTGGCCGATCATTGTTTACAGCCGCATGTTCTTTAACCTTGCCCCGGGCATACGCGAACTGACGATTGTCGGGCTTACCCTTGGTCTGGCCGTGGCGTCACGCTACCTGATTGAAATCCCCTTCCGCTATCGGCTGTCGGGGTTCTCGCCCAGCAGGATCGTCACCGCCTCGGTAGTGGGGCTGGTGCTGATGGCTTCCGGCTCGCTGTATAAAGGGCATCTCAGTAATAATGCCGGGCAGTTCTCCAGCGAGGCGCTGATGCTGGCGCAGTACTCGCAGTATAAAGAGATGCCGGACTTTGACTATCAGTACCGTCCAGGCCGCTGCTTTGTCGATGGCAAGAGTCAAGAGGATAAACCTTTCGATCGTGACTACTGCCTGAAAACCTCGGCGACGGCGAAAAACTACGTCGTTATCGGTGACAGTCACGCGGCCCATCTGTGGCGGGCGCTCAGCCTTGCCGCGGGGGATGGGATCAACGTTATCCAGGCGACGTCGGCCGGCTGCAAACCGCTTTACAGGCAGAGCCTGCACAATCCCTGCACCGAGCTGGTGGACTATCTCTACGGTAACTGGATCCCTTCTCATCATATTGACGGAGTGATCATTTCTGCCCGCTGGCTACCGGAGGATATTGCCCCGCTGAAGGCGACGCTGGCGCAGCTGAAAAGCGTGTCGGATAACATTATCGTTCTGGGGCCGACTATCGAATACACCGAGGCGTTGCCGGATCTGCTGGCTTACCAGACCGATGGCCGTAAAGATCTGGTTGCGGCCTCCATCGACCACAGTATTAAAACTACCGATGTGGCAATGCAGCAGGCAGTGGCTACGGAGAAGATTCCCTATATTTCGATCTACTCCATTATCTGTCCGCACGATGTTTGCCGTGGGCTCGCCTCTGATGGGCATCCGCTTTCTAACGACTACGGGCACCTGACGCTCAGCGGCGCTAAAGACGTGGCAAAAGAGGCCGTCCAGGTCATGCGTCAGGACAAATTTATGCCTTAG
- the queE gene encoding 7-carboxy-7-deazaguanine synthase QueE — MQYPINEMFQTLQGEGFYTGVPAIFIRLQGCPVGCSWCDTKHTWDKLADRETSLGDILLKTIETDAWGAADAAMLLAVIDRRGWTAKHVVITGGEPCIHDLTPLTQALQAQGFSCQIETSGTHEVQCSRETWVTVSPKVNMRGGYDVLNQALVRADEVKHPVARQRDIDALDALLATLSDEKPRIIALQPISQKEDATRLCIETCIARNWRLSMQTHKYLNIA; from the coding sequence ATGCAGTACCCGATAAATGAAATGTTCCAGACGTTGCAGGGCGAAGGTTTTTACACCGGCGTTCCGGCAATCTTTATCCGCCTGCAGGGATGCCCGGTGGGCTGCAGCTGGTGTGATACGAAACACACCTGGGATAAGCTGGCCGATCGGGAGACCTCGCTGGGCGACATCCTGCTGAAAACCATCGAAACCGATGCCTGGGGCGCGGCAGATGCAGCGATGCTGCTGGCAGTGATAGACAGACGCGGCTGGACCGCAAAGCATGTGGTGATCACCGGCGGCGAGCCCTGCATCCACGACCTGACGCCCCTGACCCAGGCGTTACAGGCGCAGGGTTTTAGCTGCCAGATTGAAACCAGCGGGACGCACGAGGTGCAATGCAGTCGCGAAACCTGGGTAACGGTCTCGCCCAAGGTAAATATGCGCGGCGGCTATGATGTGTTGAACCAGGCACTGGTGCGCGCGGATGAGGTTAAGCATCCGGTGGCGCGTCAGCGGGATATCGACGCGCTCGACGCACTGCTGGCTACGCTGAGTGATGAAAAACCACGCATTATTGCGCTACAGCCGATAAGCCAGAAAGAAGATGCGACCCGCCTGTGTATCGAAACCTGTATCGCCAGGAACTGGCGCTTATCAATGCAGACGCACAAATACCTGAATATCGCCTGA